A genomic segment from Yimella sp. cx-51 encodes:
- a CDS encoding pyridoxal phosphate-dependent aminotransferase, with product MRTIRQSRKLQGVRYDVRGPILVEAQRLEAEGHRILKLNIGNTAPFGFEAPEAIVADIVQALPDSQGYSDSRGIYSARTAVAQYYQSRGFREAVVDDVYIGNGVSELISMVLQTFIDDGNEILVPAPDYPLWTGAVTLCGGVPVHYRCDEENGWNPDLADIESKITENTHALVIINPNNPTGAVYSADTVKGLIDIARRHDLVVMADEIYEKIIFDGAEHHHAATYAGDDVLCLTFSGLSKAYRVCGYRAGWVFVTGPKHLATDFLEGLTLLANMRMCANVPAQHAIQTALGGYQSVDDLCAPGGRYYEQSKLAATLLNDIPGVSCVEPRGALYCFPKLDPAVYPIKDDQQFVIDLLRAKKILVTHGTGFNWFEPDHFRLVTLPDVETLTEAIGRIDDFLAAMR from the coding sequence ATGCGCACGATTCGTCAGTCCCGCAAACTTCAAGGCGTCCGTTACGACGTGCGCGGCCCCATCCTCGTCGAGGCCCAGCGACTGGAGGCTGAGGGTCACCGCATCCTGAAGCTCAACATCGGCAACACCGCACCATTCGGCTTCGAAGCACCGGAGGCGATCGTCGCCGACATCGTGCAGGCGCTGCCTGACTCCCAGGGCTACAGCGATTCGCGCGGCATCTACAGTGCGCGCACCGCCGTGGCGCAGTACTACCAATCGAGAGGCTTCCGCGAAGCGGTCGTCGACGACGTCTACATCGGCAATGGCGTTTCCGAGCTCATCTCTATGGTCTTGCAGACCTTCATCGACGACGGCAACGAGATCCTCGTGCCCGCGCCCGACTATCCCCTCTGGACCGGCGCGGTGACCCTGTGTGGCGGGGTGCCGGTGCACTACCGGTGCGACGAGGAGAACGGCTGGAATCCCGACCTTGCCGACATCGAGTCGAAGATCACCGAGAACACTCACGCGCTGGTGATCATCAACCCCAACAACCCCACCGGCGCCGTCTACTCCGCCGACACGGTCAAGGGCTTGATCGACATCGCTCGTCGCCACGATTTGGTGGTGATGGCTGACGAGATCTACGAGAAGATCATCTTCGATGGAGCCGAGCACCACCACGCCGCCACTTACGCCGGCGACGATGTGCTCTGCCTGACCTTCAGCGGCTTGTCGAAGGCCTACCGGGTGTGCGGTTACCGCGCCGGGTGGGTATTCGTCACCGGCCCGAAACACCTCGCCACCGATTTCCTCGAGGGGCTCACGTTGCTGGCAAATATGCGCATGTGCGCAAATGTTCCGGCACAACACGCAATCCAGACTGCCCTCGGCGGCTACCAGTCAGTGGACGACCTGTGCGCCCCGGGCGGCCGGTATTACGAGCAGTCCAAACTCGCCGCAACATTGCTGAACGACATTCCGGGCGTGAGTTGTGTTGAACCACGGGGAGCTTTGTACTGCTTTCCCAAGCTCGACCCCGCGGTCTACCCGATCAAGGACGATCAGCAGTTCGTCATCGACCTGCTGCGCGCCAAGAAGATCCTGGTCACCCACGGCACCGGCTTCAACTGGTTCGAACCCGATCACTTCCGGCTCGTCACCCTCCCGGACGTCGAGACACTCACCGAGGCGATCGGCCGCATCGACGACTTCCTCGCCGCGATGCGCTGA